The proteins below come from a single Ignavibacteriales bacterium genomic window:
- a CDS encoding Hsp70 family protein yields the protein MHSLKVSDILFVKYEITKVLFQNIEGDFYEVKDIEKNKIYDLQYSLIEKDSPFLLNFDKYGNYLKNSANTMRDSDLILPIFSEQRPNTSRKPYEINQIHIYNKGSFERPLFNKIGWDEDKYCSNTIMSDPDIQKIFEDIFGDLTSLNKNGFHHSFICPESIFFYESRYRLAFPGFSNLIENISLTYKTVTKGFRELNIFPLAPELIKNKMNLSEKADVWSLGILLSILKTGKLPFNFSTQAGYLSAIKAGELTLKIEESMGNSYKTLLSGALKLDPYQRFSLNDFSEKLKTIFNPVVQSNNIEITGVSLNNENEIKRWFENVFQSEHVELQNHGDIVRGRLKISPFLLPSQTQNKVLTISVNSPSIQGTKSKERKEITIYPSPQIRIVNTSYLMKKYDSAFQGSSYHYEGRIDFRIIQSVVRISKINIDIEGIPNPIDEIEFNGLNTLLTPNPGGEPYYIYFKVVDADIKINEVSRLILNFSLHNHSSIEHTHPIIPTFPAKLDILFDIMSQLRLHCGELKTFTLELRNSGGNPCRITNIYLRYSRDLIRLFFKPTSRWISNNQQIEFQITVDGTSVRENDASQGEFVIEYDEQIQSKILSNKCNHKFNLVFKKLDAESVIAIDFGTSNTCAAYIDADGEYNLVNWSYNIGAEEDYKSLPSFLYYSDKKGVDEIYYGQEAKTSFLQGRPNTFHSVKRFIGEHKSEPVFIHGHPRFVTYEEMTFDYLSKLFNDISIYNERRFTKYIFTHPTNITRAQELAYKDIINRLHINDITAKIKFIDEATAGALHFINQRAESDSYYLVYDFGGGTTDIVLAFFECYNIKTPGGFTKHKKLTPLFATGYNYGGDTINELIIEEIVNIIYEKEAKLIPAIPMRERGSLPGNWSDELRSRVSGNYAKLWDKAESFKKSIDLIKDSDTLTISLIYCLTNSSTRDQYTTYLVEPNPSSVELDYTSLCDLRKIVFKKVGERLDKIIKEVLSYSNKTIENSKPINILLLGRSSNLKLVQHLFEYYVNNTSFPQDQYDGFYPSDSPLFFNSNSTVEKPDELKQVVALGAIQMENQDIETCNDRFYNTIIAWGIEIILPGRVKIDDKNPSKIVSILQNGTHNEYACYVSTKNSLKFYHDKSYEFREQSPRLRSSLGYINIKIDKKYIDLEGYLCVYVNSQNQVRSVIIDEDWRILQYEDIQR from the coding sequence ATGCATTCTCTAAAAGTATCCGATATATTATTTGTAAAGTATGAAATCACCAAAGTTCTTTTCCAAAATATAGAGGGTGATTTTTATGAGGTTAAGGATATTGAAAAAAATAAAATTTATGACCTACAGTATTCACTAATTGAGAAAGATTCTCCGTTTTTGTTGAATTTCGACAAATATGGCAATTATTTGAAAAACTCAGCTAACACTATGAGAGATAGTGATTTAATTCTTCCTATTTTTTCTGAACAGCGACCTAATACTTCACGTAAACCGTATGAAATAAATCAAATTCATATTTATAATAAAGGATCGTTTGAAAGGCCGCTTTTCAATAAAATCGGGTGGGATGAAGACAAATATTGCTCAAATACAATCATGTCTGATCCAGATATTCAAAAAATATTTGAGGATATATTTGGAGATCTTACTTCTTTAAATAAAAATGGATTCCATCATTCCTTCATTTGTCCCGAATCCATTTTCTTTTACGAATCCAGATATAGATTAGCATTTCCAGGATTCAGTAATCTTATCGAGAATATAAGTTTAACTTATAAAACAGTAACAAAAGGATTTCGAGAATTAAATATTTTCCCATTGGCTCCAGAATTGATAAAAAACAAAATGAATTTATCAGAAAAAGCCGATGTTTGGTCGCTGGGTATCCTATTATCTATTCTTAAGACAGGAAAATTACCCTTTAATTTTAGTACTCAAGCTGGTTATTTGAGCGCCATCAAAGCAGGAGAACTGACTCTTAAAATTGAAGAATCCATGGGTAATTCGTATAAAACTCTTTTATCCGGAGCATTGAAACTTGATCCTTATCAAAGATTTAGTCTAAATGATTTTTCTGAGAAGCTAAAAACAATTTTTAATCCAGTCGTTCAATCCAACAATATTGAAATAACTGGTGTTTCTCTCAATAATGAAAATGAAATAAAACGCTGGTTTGAAAATGTTTTTCAATCTGAACATGTAGAATTGCAAAACCATGGTGACATCGTTAGAGGGCGATTAAAAATATCTCCATTTTTATTACCATCCCAAACCCAAAATAAGGTTTTAACGATTTCTGTTAATTCACCATCAATTCAAGGGACCAAAAGTAAAGAAAGAAAAGAGATTACAATTTATCCATCTCCCCAAATAAGAATTGTGAATACTTCATATTTAATGAAGAAATATGATTCAGCATTTCAAGGTAGCTCTTATCATTATGAAGGTCGAATTGATTTTAGGATAATACAAAGTGTTGTTAGGATCTCAAAAATCAATATTGATATTGAGGGCATTCCTAATCCAATCGATGAAATTGAATTCAATGGCCTAAATACACTTCTTACACCTAACCCTGGCGGAGAGCCTTATTACATTTATTTTAAAGTTGTTGATGCAGATATTAAAATAAATGAAGTATCACGATTAATTCTTAATTTTTCATTGCATAATCATTCTAGTATTGAACATACTCATCCAATTATTCCCACATTTCCTGCAAAACTTGATATTCTTTTTGATATTATGTCGCAGCTCAGACTCCATTGCGGGGAATTAAAAACATTTACTCTCGAATTGAGAAATTCGGGTGGAAACCCTTGTCGTATAACAAATATTTACTTAAGATATAGTCGTGATTTAATTCGATTATTTTTTAAACCGACCTCTAGATGGATTTCTAATAATCAACAAATTGAGTTCCAAATAACTGTTGATGGAACTTCTGTTCGCGAGAATGATGCCTCTCAAGGTGAATTCGTAATTGAATATGATGAACAGATCCAATCTAAGATATTATCAAATAAATGTAATCATAAATTCAATTTAGTTTTTAAGAAGTTGGATGCTGAATCTGTAATCGCTATAGATTTCGGCACTTCAAATACTTGCGCAGCATATATCGACGCTGATGGAGAATATAACCTTGTGAACTGGTCATACAATATAGGAGCCGAAGAGGATTATAAAAGTCTTCCAAGTTTTCTTTATTATTCCGATAAAAAAGGTGTTGATGAAATATATTATGGGCAGGAGGCAAAAACATCTTTTCTACAGGGAAGACCTAACACATTCCATTCAGTTAAGAGATTCATTGGTGAGCATAAGTCCGAACCCGTTTTCATTCATGGACATCCAAGATTCGTTACATACGAGGAAATGACATTTGATTATTTGTCAAAACTATTCAATGATATATCAATCTATAACGAAAGACGATTCACAAAGTATATTTTTACCCATCCTACAAATATTACTAGGGCTCAAGAGCTAGCGTATAAAGATATAATTAATCGGCTGCATATTAACGATATTACTGCAAAAATTAAGTTCATTGATGAGGCGACCGCCGGAGCTCTTCATTTTATCAACCAAAGAGCTGAATCTGATAGTTATTATCTCGTGTATGATTTTGGTGGAGGGACCACTGATATTGTATTAGCTTTTTTTGAATGTTACAATATTAAAACGCCAGGAGGATTTACAAAACATAAAAAACTTACACCTTTGTTTGCGACGGGTTATAATTATGGAGGCGATACAATAAATGAATTGATCATTGAGGAGATTGTAAATATTATTTATGAAAAAGAAGCAAAACTTATCCCAGCTATTCCTATGCGAGAGAGGGGTAGTCTTCCTGGAAATTGGTCTGATGAGTTGAGATCAAGAGTCTCTGGTAATTATGCTAAACTTTGGGATAAAGCCGAATCATTCAAAAAATCAATTGATTTAATTAAAGATTCAGATACCTTGACGATTTCGTTAATATACTGTTTGACTAATAGTTCTACTAGAGATCAATACACAACCTATTTGGTAGAACCTAACCCAAGTTCGGTCGAATTAGATTATACATCGTTATGTGATTTAAGAAAAATCGTATTTAAAAAGGTTGGTGAAAGACTTGATAAGATTATCAAAGAAGTTCTTTCTTATTCAAACAAAACAATCGAAAATTCGAAACCTATAAACATATTACTTTTAGGTCGCTCTTCTAATCTAAAATTAGTACAGCATCTTTTTGAGTATTACGTTAATAATACTTCATTCCCTCAAGATCAGTATGATGGCTTTTATCCTTCAGATAGCCCTCTTTTTTTCAATTCAAATAGTACTGTTGAAAAACCGGACGAATTGAAACAAGTAGTTGCTCTTGGTGCTATACAAATGGAAAATCAGGATATTGAAACGTGTAATGACCGTTTTTATAATACTATTATTGCTTGGGGAATAGAAATAATTTTGCCAGGTAGAGTAAAAATTGATGATAAAAATCCAAGCAAAATTGTTAGCATTCTTCAAAATGGTACCCATAACGAATACGCGTGTTATGTATCTACAAAAAATTCTTTAAAATTCTATCATGATAAATCTTACGAGTTCAGAGAACAAAGTCCACGTCTAAGAAGTTCGCTTGGCTATATTAATATTAAAATCGACAAAAAATATATCGACTTAGAAGGCTATCTATGTGTATATGTAAATTCCCAGAATCAAGTTCGATCTGTAATTATTGATGAAGATTGGAGGATTTTACAATATGAGGACATTCAAAGATGA
- a CDS encoding zinc ribbon domain-containing protein, translating to MVSKKCLECNQILPANTRFCPNCGQAIKSIEGFLNIFENVNDIHSIQVTQNKKYLRVLPGLSGFNSILCIPDSNQNYYRLFDSGKGNYELGRTDFLPSEISKSSTPVFDGLFLNTICSNILLRFGVDRNENIISNVYIYHTAGQISSVAISPTIVFEKDKRFLLFIVENKLFIIDLSRFKEESSNQINLVRLQSNRKWNSIFYNFNKETIYISDSAGNVFEASLKSILGGEDSFTHIIKSDLIDIAIPVVMDNKIYIFGYNADKQVKMKIFDLTSRTDLPNRNIKENNIVIPCGRPIYSERGFLFKNGIEKGSFCKILKDGNSELITLSYELNTEFNFVKNNIIYSVSRNDRAIRRLNMASNQFISEIPVNFVMSEVVNPLSNIFYLNGLLAFIEHKKIILVRDI from the coding sequence AGCGAATACAAGATTTTGCCCAAACTGCGGTCAAGCAATCAAATCTATTGAAGGTTTTCTCAATATTTTTGAAAATGTAAATGATATCCACTCGATTCAAGTCACTCAGAATAAGAAATATCTTAGAGTACTTCCTGGTTTATCTGGATTTAATTCAATTCTATGTATTCCTGATAGCAATCAGAACTATTATAGGTTATTTGATAGCGGAAAAGGAAATTATGAATTAGGACGAACAGATTTCTTACCAAGTGAAATATCCAAATCTTCTACCCCAGTTTTTGATGGACTCTTTCTAAATACAATCTGTTCAAATATTCTTTTAAGGTTTGGGGTTGATAGAAATGAAAATATAATATCTAATGTATATATATATCATACGGCAGGCCAAATATCAAGTGTCGCAATCTCACCCACGATCGTTTTTGAAAAAGATAAGAGATTTCTTCTATTTATAGTTGAAAATAAACTTTTTATTATTGATCTATCTCGTTTTAAGGAAGAAAGTTCCAATCAAATTAACCTCGTCAGATTACAATCAAATAGAAAATGGAACTCAATATTTTATAATTTTAATAAAGAGACAATCTATATTAGCGATTCGGCTGGAAACGTATTTGAAGCATCATTAAAAAGTATTCTAGGAGGTGAAGATAGTTTTACTCATATAATTAAATCCGATCTAATAGATATTGCAATTCCCGTAGTCATGGATAATAAAATATATATATTTGGGTATAATGCTGATAAACAAGTCAAAATGAAAATCTTCGATTTAACCTCTCGAACAGATCTTCCAAATCGCAACATCAAAGAAAATAATATTGTAATTCCATGTGGACGACCTATTTATTCCGAGAGAGGTTTTCTCTTTAAAAACGGTATAGAGAAAGGATCTTTTTGCAAAATACTAAAAGATGGGAATTCTGAATTAATAACTTTAAGCTATGAATTGAACACGGAGTTTAATTTTGTTAAAAACAATATTATTTATTCAGTAAGTAGGAATGATAGAGCTATACGTCGACTAAACATGGCATCGAATCAATTTATTTCAGAAATCCCAGTAAATTTTGTCATGAGCGAAGTAGTAAATCCGTTATCGAACATTTTTTATTTAAATGGCTTATTAGCATTTATTGAACACAAGAAAATAATTTTAGTTCGTGATATTTAA